The following proteins are co-located in the Camelina sativa cultivar DH55 chromosome 12, Cs, whole genome shotgun sequence genome:
- the LOC104731305 gene encoding alcohol dehydrogenase-like 5: MDKASFSIHEGKPIRCKAAISRKPGEALVIEEIYVDPPQPYEVRIKILCTSLCHTDYTFCKLDSGPLARFPRILGHEAVGVVESIGEHVDGFQLNDVVLPVFHPHCEECRDCKSSKSNWCARFADDLLPNTRRYGMTSRFKDSFGKEIYHFLFVSSFSEYTVVDIAHLVKLSSEIPVNKAALLSCGVSTGVGAAWKVADVEEGSTIAVFGLGTVGLAVAEGARLRGAGKIIGVDLNPDKFELGKKFGVTDFINPALCGEKKISEVIKEMTRGGVDYSFECVGLPSLLTEAFNSTRTGSGKTVVLGIDKDLTPTSLGCLDLFRGRHICGSMFGGLKPKLDIPILVDHYLKKELNLDSFITHELKFEEINKAFDLLVQGKSLRCILWMDK, encoded by the exons ATGGACAAGGCATCATTCTCCATTCACGAAGGAAAGCCAATTCGATGCAAAGCAGCAATATCTAGAAAACCAGGAGAAGCATTGGTGATAGAAGAGATCTACGTTGATCCACCCCAACCTTACGAAGTTAGGATTAAGATCCTATGCACATCTCTGTGTCACACCGATTATACTTTCTGTAAATTAGACAGT GGACCGCTTGCAAGGTTTCCTAGGATTCTAGGACACGAAGCAGTCGG CGTGGTGGAGAGCATTGGTGAACATGTGGATGGATTTCAactaaacgacgtcgttttgccTGTGTTTCACCCTCACTGTGAAGAATGTAGAGATTGCAAATCCTCAAAGAGCAACTGGTGCGCAAGATTTGCTGATGACCTTTTACCAAACACCAGACGATACGGAATGACTTCAAGATTCAAAGACTCTTTTGGAAAAGAAATttaccattttttatttgtatcgaGTTTTTCTGAATATACCGTCGTGGATATCGCACATCTAGTCAAACTATCTTCTGAAATCCCGGTCAATAAGGCGGCATTACTCAGCTGCGGTGTCTCCACag GAGTTGGAGCAGCTTGGAAAGTGGCTGACGTTGAAGAAGGCTCCACCATTGCAGTTTTTGGCCTTGGTACTGTTGGACTTGCG GTTGCAGAAGGAGCCAGGCTGCGTGGGGCTGGAAAGATCATTGGGGTTGATCTAAATCCTGATAAATTTGAGCTAG GTAAGAAATTTGGTGTCACGGATTTCATTAATCCTGCCTTGTgtggagaaaagaaaattagCGAG gtGATCAAAGAAATGACAAGAGGAGGAGTTGACTATAGCTTCGAATGCGTTGGTTTACCTTCTTTATTGACCGAAGCTTTCAACAGCACCCGCACG GGTTCAGGCAAGACGGTAGTGTTGGGGATAGATAAGGATTTAACGCCAACAAGTTTGGGTTGTTTGGATCTTTTTAGAGGCAGACATATTTGCGGAAGCATGTTTGGTGGTCTTAAACCCAAACTAGATATTCCGATTCTCGTGGATCATTACTTAAAAAAG GAGCTTAATCTGGACAGTTTTATTACACATGAATTGAAATTTGAGGAAATCAACAAGGCTTTTGATTTGTTAGTGCAAGGGAAGTCTCTCCGCTGCATTTTATGGATGgacaaataa
- the LOC109127877 gene encoding putative defensin-like protein 235, with amino-acid sequence MRSATLLLVCCILISFIFSHVKEVEAGLSPMAASLRVRKDIFVGGCGSDGNKTCINDFVKKGGAANKPFSCECDNFGFEHLCRCNFT; translated from the exons ATGAGATCCGCCACTTTGCTTCTGGTTTGTTGTATTCTCATATCTTTCATTTTCAGCCATGTTAAAG AAGTGGAAGCTGGATTGAGTCCCATGGCGGCTAGCCTACGAGTCCGGAAGGATATATTTGTGGGAGGATGCGGCAGCGACGGAAACAAAACATGCATAAACGACTTTGTTAAGAAAGGAGGTGCAGCCAATAAGCCTTTTAGTTGCGAGTGTGATAACTTTGGCTTCGAACATTTATGCCGATGTAATTTTACttga
- the LOC104731301 gene encoding protein STRUBBELIG-RECEPTOR FAMILY 8-like, with protein MASGDKAMFTVLLLFFASISGFSLVLCVTDPSDVQALQVLYTSLNSPSQLTNWKNGGGDPCGESWKGITCEGSAVVTIDISDLGVSGTLGYLLSDLMSLRKLDVSGNSIHDTLPYQLPPNLTSINLSRNNLSGNLPYSISAMGSLSYMNVSGNSLSMSIGDIFANHKSLSTLDLSHNNFSGDLPSSLSTVSKLSALYVQNNQLTGSIVVLSGLPLKTLNVANNRFNGSIPKELSSIQTIIYDGNSFDNVPASSQPDRPGKKGKPSGSSKKPKIGTEEKSSESDKGLSGGVVTGIVFGSLFVAGIVALILYLCLHKRKRKVGGSTRAAQRSLPLSGTTETQEQRVKSVSSVADLKSSPAEKVTVDRVMKNGSISRIRSPITASQYTVSSLQVATNSFSQENIIGEGSLGRVYRAEFPNGKIMAIKKIDNAALSLQEEDNFLEAVSNMSRLRHPNIVPLAGYCTEHGQRLLVYEYVGNGNLDDTLHMNDDRSMNLTWNARVKVALGTAKALEYLHEVCLPSIVHRNFKSANILLDEELNPHLSDSGLAALTPNTERQVSTQIVGSFGYSAPEFALSGVYTVKSDVYTFGVVMLELLTGRKPLDSSRTRAEQSLVRWATPQLHDIDALSKMVDPSLNGMYPAKSLSRFADIIALCIQPEPEFRPPMSEVVQQLVRLVQRASVVKRRSSDDTGFSYRTPEHEHVDISF; from the exons ATGGCTTCTGGAGATAAAGCTATGTTCACTGTTTTGCTTCTGTTCTTCGCTTCGATCTCTGGATTCTCTCTTGTTCTTTGTGTTACTGATCCATCTGATG TTCAAGCACTTCAGGTTTTGTATACTTCACTGAATAGTCCTTCACAGCTAACCAATTGGAAAAATGGTGGTGGTGATCCATGTGGAGAGTCATGGAAAGGGATTACTTGTGAGGGCTCAGCAGTTGTCACTAT AGATATATCAGATTTAGGAGTCTCTGGCACTCTTGGATACTTGCTTTCAGACCTCATGTCACTCAGAAAATT GGATGTTAGTGGTAACAGCATCCATGATACACTTCCATATCAATTGCCGCCGAATCTCACAAGCAT AAATCTGTCGAGGAACAACCTAAGTGGTAACCTTCCATATTCCATATCTGCAATGGGTTCTCTTTCGTATAT GAATGTAAGTGGAAATTCACTTTCAATGTCGATAGGAGATATCTTTGCCAATCATAAATCACTTTCAACCTT GGACCTTTCTCACAACAACTTCAGTGGCGATCTTCCGAGTTCTTTAAGTACAGTGTCCAAACTTTCCGCTCT TTATGTTCAGAACAATCAGTTGACAGGTTCCATAGTTGTTCTCTCGGGTTTACCTTTGAAAACTCT AAATGTTGCAAACAATCGTTTCAATGGATCCATACCTAAGGAGCTTAGCTCTATTCAGACCATAAT ATATGATGGTAACTCCTTTGATAACGTCCCTGCCTCTTCTCAACCAGACAGACCTGGCAAAAAAGGGAAACCTTCTGGTTCTTCTAAGAAACCCAAAATTGGTACTGAAGAGAAATCTTCAGAGTCTGACAAGGGTTTGTCTGGTGGAGTAGTCACTGGTATAGTGTTCGGATCTCTATTTGTTGCTGGTATTGTAGCACTTATTCTTTACTTGTGCCTTcacaagagaaaaagaaaagttggaGGAAGCACAAGAGCTGCTCAAAGAAGTCTTCCACTTAGTGGAACAACTGAGACGCAAGAGCAGAGGGTTAAAAGTGTATCATCAGTTGCAGACTTGAAGTCTTCGCCTGCAGAAAAAGTAACGGTTGATCGGGTTATGAAAAACGGGTCAATAAGTAGAATAAGATCTCCAATCACTGCTTCACAGTACACTGTTTCCTCTCTGCAAGTAGCAACAAACAGCTTTAGTCAAGAAAACATCATTGGTGAAGGTTCTTTAGGCCGTGTCTATAGAGCAGAGTTCCCCAATGGAAAG ATAATGGCGATTAAGAAGATCGATAATGCAGCACTTTCattacaagaagaagataacttcTTAGAAGCCGTTTCAAACATGTCACGCTTGAGACATCCAAACATTGTTCCCTTGGCTGGATACTGCACCGAGCATGGTCAACGTCTTCTAGTTTATGAATACGTGGGAAATGGGAATCTAGATGATACGCTTCACATGAATGATGATAGAAGCATGAACCTTACTTGGAATGCGCGTGTTAAAGTTGCACTTGGAACTGCCAAGGCTTTAGA GTATTTGCATGAAGTTTGTTTGCCTTCAATTGTACATAGAAACTTCAAATCGGCGAATATATTGCTAGATGAAGAACTCAATCCTCACTTATCAGACAGTGGTTTAGCTGCATTGACACCTAACACTGAGAGACAG gtttcaactcaaataGTGGGTTCATTTGGATACAGCGCTCCAGAGTTTGCATTGTCGGGAGTTTACACTGTCAAAAGTGATGTATACACTTTTGGAGTAGTAATGCTTGAGCTCCTAACTGGTCGGAAGCCTCTTGACag CTCAAGGACGAGAGCAGAGCAATCACTAGTGAGATGGGCTACACCGCAGCTTCACGATATAGATGCTTTGTCTAAAATGGTTGATCCTTCTCTTAATGGCATGTATCCAGCTAAGTCACTTTCTCGTTTTGCTGATATCATTGCTCTCTGTATTCAG CCGGAACCAGAGTTCAGGCCTCCAATGTCAGAGGTGGTGCAACAGCTAGTGAGATTAGTTCAGAGAGCAAGTGTTGTCAAACGACGATCAAGTGATGACACTGGATTTTCGTACAGGACACCTGAACACGAGCACGTTGATATCTCATTCTGA
- the LOC104731302 gene encoding calcium permeable stress-gated cation channel 1-like — MATLQDIGVSAGINILSAFVFFIIFAVLRLQPLNDRVYFSKWYLKGLRSSPARGGAFAQRFVNLDFRSYVKFLNWMPEALKMPEPELIDHAGLDSVVYLRIYWLGLKIFAPIAVLAWAVLVPVNWTNNTLEMAKHLRNVTSSDIDKLSVSNIPEYSVRFWTHIVMAYAFTIWTCYVLMKEYETIANMRLQFVASEARRPDQFTVLVRNVPPDADESVSELVEHFFLVNHPDNYLTHQVVCNANKLADLVKEKKKLQNWLDYYQLKYARNNTQRIMVKLGFLGLWGKKVDAIEHYIAEVDKISKEIGKEREEVVNDPKSIMPAAFVSFKTRWAAAVCAQTQQTRNPTQWLTEWAPEPRDVYWSNLAIPYVSLTVRRLIMHVAFFFLTFFFIIPIAFVQSLATIEGIEKAAPFLKVIVEDKFMKSVIQGFLPGIALKLFLAFLPSILMIMSKFEGFTSISSLERRSAFRYYIFNLVNVFLASVITGAAFEQLNSFLNQSPNQIPKTIGVAIPMKATFFITYIMVDGWAGVAGEILMLKPLIMFHLKNAFLVKTEKDREEAMDPGSIGFNTGEPRIQLYFLLGLVYAPVTPMLLPFILVFFALAYIVYRHQIINVYNQEYESAAAFWPDVHGRVIAALVISQLLLMGLLGTKHAALAAPFLIALPVLTIGFHHFCKGRYEPAFIRYPLQEAMMKDTLETAREPNLNLKGYLQTSYIHPVFKGDEEDDDIDDKLGKFEDEAIIVPTKRQSRRNTPAPSRISGDSSPSLPFSGKLV; from the exons ATGGCGACACTTCAGGATATTGGTGTATCAGCTGGGATAAACATCCTCagtgcttttgttttcttcattatctttGCGGTTTTGAGGCTTCAGCCGTTAAACGATAGAGTTTACTTCTCAAAATGGTACCTCAAGGGGTTAAGAAGCAGCCCTGCGCGTGGTGGTGCCTTTGCACAGCGTTTTGTGAATCTGGACTTCAGGTCTTATGTGAAGTTCTTGAATTGGATGCCAGAGGCTCTGAAAATGCCTGAGCCTGAGCTTATTGATCATGCCGGTTTGGATTCAGTTGTGTATCTCCGGATTTACTGGCTGGG GCTTAAGATCTTTGCTCCAATAGCAGTGCTTGCTTGGGCAGTTCTTGTGCCAGTCAACTGGACAAATAACACATTGGAGATGGCTAAGCATCTAAGGAATGTAACTTCCAGCGACATTGACAAACTATCTGTTTCAAATATTCCAGAGTATTCAGTGAG GTTTTGGACTCATATAGTAATGGCTTATGCCTTTACCATCTGGACTTGTTATGTTTTGATGAAAGAATATGAGACAATTGCTAACATGAGGCTCCAGTTTGTTGCATCAGAAGCTCGTCGACCTGACCAGTTCACT GTTCTTGTTAGAAATGTACCTCCGGACGCTGATGAGTCTGTAAGTGAACTGGTGGAGCATTTTTTCCTGGTCAATCATCCTGATAACTACCTGACACATCAG GTTGTATGCAATGCAAACAAGCTTGCTGATttggtgaaagagaagaaaaagctgCAGAATTGGCTTGATTACTACCAGCTCAAATACGCTAGGAATAACACTCAGAGAATTATGGTGAAG CTTGGCTTTCTTGGGCTATGGGGTAAAAAGGTTGATGCAATTGAACATTACATTGCTGAAGTTGACAAAATATCAAAAGAGATTGGTAAAGAAAGGGAGGAAGTGGTGAATGATCCCAAGTCCATAATGCCAGCAGCGTTTGTTTCCTTTAAAACCCGATGGGCTGCTGCGGTTTGTGCTCAGACCCAACAGACACGAAACCCAACACAATGGCTGACTGAATGGGCTCCAGAACCGCGTGATGTGTACTGGTCAAATCTTGCTATTCCATATGTTTCTCTGACAGTAAGGAGGTTGATCATGCAtgttgccttcttcttcttaaccttcttcttcatcatccccATTGCGTTTGTACAATCTCTTGCTACCATTGAAGGGATTGAGAAAGCTGCTCCGTTCTTGAAGGTTATTGTTGAGGa TAAATTCATGAAATCAGTGATACAAGGGTTTCTACCGGGTATTGCACTGAAGCTTTTCCTTGCCTTTCTGCCATCCATTCTGATGATCATGTCCAAATTTGAAGGCTTTACGTCGATCTCATCTTTAGAGAGACGATCGGCGTTTCGATATTACATTTTCAACTTAGTGAACGTCTTTCTTGCAAGCGTTATCACTGGAGCTGCGTTTGAACAGCTTAACTCTTTTCTCAATCAGTCCCCAAACCAAATCCCAAAGACCATTGGTGTGGCGATACCGATGAAAGCAACTTTCTTCATCACGTATATAATGGTTGACGGCTGGGCAGGAGTTGCAGGAGAGATTCTAATGCTGAAACCTCTGATCATGTTCCATCTTAAAAACGCCTTCTTGGTTAAGACTGAGAAAGACAGAGAGGAAGCAATGGACCCGGGAAGCATTGGTTTTAACACTGGTGAGCCTCGGATACAGCTCTACTTCCTTCTTGGTCTTGTTTACGCTCCTGTGACACCGATGCTTCTTCCTTTTATCTTGGTCTTCTTTGCCCTTGCTTACATTGTGTATCGCCACCAA ATCATAAATGTATACAATCAAGAATACGAGAGCGCAGCAGCGTTTTGGCCAGACGTTCATGGACGAGTAATAGCAGCATTGGTAATATCACAGTTGCTTCTGATGGGACTATTGGGAACAAAGCACGCTGCATTAGCTGCACCTTTTCTCATTGCTTTACCTGTGCTTACCATCGGTTTCCACCACTTCTGCAAAGGTCGTTATGAGCCAGCTTTCATCAGATACCCTTTAcag GAAGCTATGATGAAAGATACACTGGAAACCGCAAGAGAGCCAAACCTGAACCTTAAAGGCTACTTGCAGACGTCTTATATTCATCCGGTTTTCAAaggcgatgaagaagatgatgacattgATGACAAGCTTGGAAAGTTTGAGGATGAAGCCATCATTGTTCCAACCAAACGTCAGTCGCGGAGGAATACTCCAGCTCCTAGCAGAATCAGTGGAGATTCTTCACCGTCTTTGCCCTTTAGTGGTAAACTAGTCTAA
- the LOC104731303 gene encoding putative defensin-like protein 234 translates to MNFVTLLLVSCVLMSFILGHVREVEAELNPMDQCGRKDIFLGGCGSDGNKTCINDFVKKGGAASKPSSCECDNFGEEHFCRCNVPC, encoded by the exons ATGaattttgttactttgttaTTGGTTTCTTGTGTTCTTATGTCTTTCATTTTGGGCCATGTTAGAG AAGTGGAAGCTGAGTTGAATCCAATGGACCAATGCGGCCGGAAGGATATATTTTTGGGAGGATGCGGCAGCGACGGAAACAAAACATGCATAAACGATTTTGTTAAGAAAGGAGGTGCAGCCAGTAAGCCTAGTAGTTGCGAGTGTGATAACTTTGGCGAAGAACATTTTTGCCGATGTAATGTTCCTTGctag